One part of the Truepera radiovictrix DSM 17093 genome encodes these proteins:
- a CDS encoding DnaJ C-terminal domain-containing protein, with product MAAYKDYYKILGVPRNATQKEVRAAYRKLAAKHHPDRNPGDKSAEERFKEIGEAYAVLGDKEKRAFYDRYGAAAAQPGFSPGGGFSGGGFSGGRPGGVEGDFSDFFQTLFGGGFGGFSAGTPQGGRFTTTFSTGTSGTFPFGFQEQRPRPTDVAVEMPVSLEDAYAGAKKTINIEGRRLEVTLPKGSRDGSRLRLRGQAPEGGDLYLTLRLEPHPRFRLDGDDVRVTVDVPDYVAALGGKVRVPTLDGDVEMKLPGPTPSGRSFRLRGRGWPRKDGTRGDQYAEVRATVPATLSDEQRAAYVRLQALAEMRAKGASDARPNDPVTSS from the coding sequence ATGGCTGCCTACAAAGACTACTACAAGATCCTCGGTGTGCCGAGAAACGCGACGCAAAAGGAGGTGCGTGCGGCCTACCGCAAGCTGGCAGCCAAGCATCACCCCGACCGCAACCCCGGCGACAAATCGGCCGAGGAGCGGTTTAAAGAGATCGGCGAGGCCTACGCGGTGTTGGGCGACAAGGAGAAGCGCGCTTTTTACGACCGCTACGGCGCGGCGGCGGCCCAGCCGGGATTTTCGCCGGGTGGTGGGTTCTCCGGCGGCGGCTTTAGCGGTGGGCGCCCGGGGGGCGTCGAGGGCGACTTCAGCGACTTTTTCCAGACGCTTTTCGGGGGCGGGTTCGGGGGGTTTAGCGCCGGCACACCTCAGGGGGGGCGCTTTACCACGACCTTCTCGACCGGTACCTCGGGGACCTTTCCGTTCGGCTTTCAGGAGCAGCGCCCGCGCCCTACCGACGTCGCGGTCGAGATGCCCGTCTCGCTCGAGGACGCCTATGCGGGCGCGAAAAAGACCATCAACATCGAGGGGCGCCGCCTCGAGGTCACGCTCCCCAAGGGTAGCCGCGACGGGAGCCGGTTGCGCCTGCGCGGTCAGGCGCCCGAGGGTGGTGACCTCTACCTCACGCTGCGGCTCGAGCCGCACCCCCGCTTCCGCCTCGACGGCGACGACGTGCGCGTTACCGTAGACGTCCCCGACTACGTCGCCGCGTTGGGCGGCAAGGTGCGGGTGCCGACCCTAGACGGCGACGTGGAGATGAAGCTCCCCGGCCCGACCCCATCGGGCCGGTCGTTCCGGCTGCGCGGGCGCGGGTGGCCGCGCAAAGACGGCACGCGGGGCGACCAGTACGCCGAGGTGCGCGCGACGGTGCCGGCGACGCTGAGTGACGAGCAGCGCGCCGCCTACGTGCGGCTGCAAGCGCTCGCCGAGATGCGCGCCAAGGGGGCCTCCGACGCGCGTCCAAACGATCCCGTAACGTCCTCCTGA
- a CDS encoding peptidylprolyl isomerase, with translation MVYKRFALLAALVLLAGVLFVVAQPMGGAAATGGADGAATGGAVSGGAMTGGAMTSGAAAEDPDAVVLELGGERVSAGDFEGRFNIALRNLAAQQGIPLDPVTLAQFGTLKPAFLEQFATERALLQEAEARGLAPADEAVEAELEQARAAAGENYEALLAQGGFEDEAALRELIYESLALQGLVDALEAEVEVGDEAVSAYYEANQAQFERSEEVCARHILVEDEATAEALLTRLEAGEDFGELARDNSTDPGSAPEGGDLGCLPRGVTVPEFEEAAFATEVGETTGPVRSDFGYHLIRVYERNPAETAPLEEVRSQIEGQLRNEGLNERIASLVEASGVQTYPENLLSAAPEAPTPLPGEAMTGGAMTGGAMTGGAMTGGAMTGGALPEGAQTGGGQ, from the coding sequence GTGGTTTACAAACGATTTGCCCTCCTGGCCGCGCTCGTTCTCCTCGCTGGCGTTCTTTTCGTCGTCGCCCAACCCATGGGGGGGGCGGCCGCTACCGGCGGCGCCGACGGCGCAGCGACGGGAGGTGCGGTGTCGGGGGGCGCGATGACCGGCGGAGCGATGACGAGCGGGGCGGCCGCTGAGGACCCCGACGCGGTCGTGCTCGAGCTCGGCGGCGAACGCGTCTCGGCGGGCGACTTCGAGGGGCGCTTTAACATCGCGCTGCGCAACCTCGCCGCGCAGCAGGGGATCCCCCTCGACCCCGTGACGCTGGCGCAGTTCGGTACGCTTAAACCCGCCTTTTTAGAGCAGTTTGCCACCGAGCGCGCCCTGTTGCAGGAGGCCGAGGCGCGCGGGCTCGCCCCCGCCGACGAGGCGGTCGAGGCGGAGCTCGAGCAGGCGCGCGCGGCCGCGGGGGAGAACTACGAAGCGCTCCTAGCGCAAGGGGGCTTCGAGGACGAGGCGGCGCTCCGCGAACTGATCTACGAGAGTCTCGCGCTCCAGGGGCTCGTGGACGCCCTTGAAGCCGAGGTCGAGGTGGGTGACGAGGCCGTGAGCGCCTACTACGAGGCCAACCAGGCGCAGTTCGAGCGCTCGGAAGAGGTCTGCGCGCGTCACATCCTGGTCGAGGACGAAGCGACCGCCGAGGCGCTGCTGACGCGCCTCGAGGCGGGCGAGGACTTCGGCGAGCTCGCCCGCGACAACTCCACCGACCCCGGCAGCGCCCCCGAGGGCGGCGACCTCGGCTGCTTGCCGCGCGGCGTCACCGTCCCCGAGTTTGAAGAGGCGGCGTTCGCCACCGAGGTCGGCGAGACCACCGGGCCCGTGAGGAGCGACTTCGGCTATCACCTTATCCGCGTCTACGAGCGCAACCCAGCCGAGACGGCGCCGCTCGAGGAGGTGCGTTCGCAGATCGAGGGGCAGCTCCGGAACGAAGGCCTTAACGAGCGCATCGCGTCGCTCGTCGAGGCGTCCGGGGTGCAGACCTACCCCGAAAACCTGCTCTCGGCCGCGCCCGAAGCGCCCACGCCGCTGCCGGGTGAGGCCATGACCGGTGGCGCGATGACGGGTGGTGCGATGACGGGTGGTGCGATGACGGGTGGTGCGATGACCGGTGGGGCGTTGCCCGAGGGGGCCCAGACGGGCGGTGGGCAGTAG
- the pdxH gene encoding pyridoxamine 5'-phosphate oxidase — protein sequence MLADLRRDYTRGALRRADLDPDPVAQFRAWLDEACAAKLPEPNAMVLATVGPSGQPSARAVLLKGLDERGFHFFTNFESRKAREIAHNPLVALVFNWLELERQVRVEGRAARLPREDAEAYHKSRPYGSQLSAWVSPQSRVIGSRAELEARREALRARFPGEVPLPDFWGGYAVAPNALEFWQGRPDRLHDRFRYTREGGTWRLERLAP from the coding sequence ATGCTCGCCGACCTGCGCAGAGACTATACCCGCGGCGCGCTCCGGCGCGCCGACCTCGACCCCGACCCCGTGGCGCAGTTTCGCGCCTGGTTAGACGAGGCCTGCGCCGCTAAGCTCCCCGAGCCCAACGCGATGGTGCTCGCGACGGTGGGGCCCAGCGGGCAACCCTCGGCGCGGGCGGTGCTCCTCAAGGGGCTCGACGAACGCGGGTTTCACTTCTTTACGAACTTCGAGAGCCGCAAGGCGCGCGAGATCGCCCACAACCCCCTCGTCGCGCTCGTCTTTAACTGGCTCGAGCTCGAGCGTCAGGTGCGCGTCGAGGGGCGCGCGGCGAGGCTCCCCCGCGAGGACGCCGAGGCGTACCACAAGAGCCGCCCGTACGGCAGCCAACTGAGCGCGTGGGTCTCGCCGCAAAGCCGCGTGATCGGGAGCCGCGCGGAGCTCGAAGCGCGCCGCGAGGCGCTGCGGGCGCGGTTTCCAGGCGAGGTGCCGCTCCCGGACTTTTGGGGGGGTTACGCGGTCGCGCCGAACGCGCTCGAGTTCTGGCAGGGTCGCCCCGACCGCCTCCACGACCGCTTCCGCTACACCCGCGAAGGGGGGACGTGGCGGCTCGAGCGCCTCGCCCCCTAA
- a CDS encoding thioredoxin domain-containing protein gives MNRLSRETSPYLLQHAENPVDWFPWGEEAFAKARAEDKPILLSVGYAACHWCHVMAHESFENPEIADLMNAHFVNVKVDREERPDVDAVYMSAVQAMTGSGGWPMTVALTPDGKPFFGGTYYPPEDRLGHPGFKRVLLSLAEAWRSRRDEVLRAAETLTNHLADLNKLPAAGEPSPGALGEEVLAEAVRALQRTFDPQHGGFGGAPKFPPHGALAFLLRRPEPEAREMAYVTLDKMAAGGIFDQLGGGFARYSVDARWLVPHFEKMLYDNAQLVGVYAEAYAQTRRARYREVVEATLAFVQRELTSPEGCFYSALDADSEGEEGKFYVWRADEFDVLGEDAALAKVYFGVSAAGNFEGRNVLFVPHPPAAVAERFGLSEAALAARLARVKRALFEIRSRRTRPGLDDKVLASWNGLMIGAFARAGRVLAEDAYLEAARRAARGVRSALLREGRLWHTFRGGEAKVEGLLEDYALLGLGLLELYRATLEGPWLLWALELAEVIAARFTDPEGGFFSTAADAEALVVRPKELFDAALPASSAAAALLLASLARYTDRRAWETLAARALTPLREALVRHPNGFGTSLQVLAQLLAPPQEVALVGPLEHPEMRAMEALLSTLPPEVAVARVAAEGDPLAAHLPFVRGRRALQGEPTAYVCQRGACQLPVTSAAALAAQLGVA, from the coding sequence ATGAACCGCCTGAGCCGCGAGACGAGCCCCTACCTGCTGCAGCACGCCGAGAACCCCGTCGACTGGTTTCCCTGGGGGGAGGAGGCGTTCGCCAAGGCGCGGGCCGAAGACAAACCGATCCTGCTGTCGGTGGGCTACGCCGCCTGTCACTGGTGCCACGTGATGGCGCACGAGTCGTTTGAAAACCCCGAGATCGCCGACCTGATGAACGCCCACTTCGTCAACGTCAAGGTCGACCGCGAGGAGCGTCCCGACGTCGACGCGGTCTATATGAGCGCGGTGCAGGCGATGACCGGCTCCGGCGGTTGGCCGATGACGGTCGCGCTGACCCCGGACGGCAAACCGTTTTTCGGCGGCACCTACTACCCCCCCGAGGACCGCTTGGGGCACCCCGGGTTTAAACGGGTGCTCCTGAGCCTCGCCGAGGCGTGGCGAAGCCGCCGGGACGAGGTGCTGAGAGCGGCGGAGACGCTCACAAACCACCTCGCCGACCTCAACAAACTCCCCGCCGCGGGCGAGCCGTCGCCGGGCGCGCTAGGGGAGGAGGTGCTGGCGGAGGCGGTGCGCGCCCTGCAGCGCACCTTCGACCCCCAACACGGCGGTTTCGGGGGGGCGCCCAAGTTTCCACCGCACGGCGCGCTCGCCTTTTTGCTGCGGCGTCCCGAACCCGAGGCGCGGGAGATGGCCTACGTGACCCTCGACAAGATGGCCGCCGGCGGCATCTTCGACCAGCTCGGCGGCGGCTTCGCGCGCTACAGCGTCGACGCGCGGTGGCTCGTGCCGCACTTTGAAAAGATGCTCTACGACAACGCGCAACTCGTCGGCGTCTACGCTGAAGCGTACGCGCAGACGCGCCGCGCCCGTTACCGCGAGGTCGTCGAGGCGACGCTGGCGTTCGTGCAGCGCGAGCTCACGAGCCCCGAGGGGTGCTTCTACAGCGCCCTCGACGCCGACTCCGAGGGGGAGGAGGGCAAGTTCTACGTCTGGCGCGCCGATGAGTTCGACGTTCTGGGCGAGGACGCCGCGCTCGCCAAAGTCTACTTCGGGGTGAGCGCAGCGGGCAACTTCGAGGGCCGCAACGTCCTCTTCGTGCCGCACCCGCCCGCTGCGGTCGCCGAGCGCTTCGGCCTGAGCGAGGCGGCGCTAGCGGCGAGGCTGGCGCGCGTGAAGCGCGCCCTTTTCGAGATCCGCTCGAGGCGCACGCGACCCGGGCTCGACGACAAGGTGCTCGCCTCGTGGAACGGGTTGATGATCGGCGCCTTTGCGCGGGCGGGGAGGGTGCTCGCAGAGGACGCTTACCTCGAAGCCGCCCGCCGCGCCGCTAGGGGCGTGCGCTCGGCGCTCCTCCGGGAGGGGAGGCTGTGGCACACCTTTCGGGGGGGGGAAGCCAAGGTCGAGGGGCTCTTGGAGGACTACGCCCTTTTGGGCCTCGGCCTGTTGGAGCTCTACCGCGCGACGTTGGAGGGGCCGTGGTTGCTCTGGGCGCTCGAGCTCGCCGAGGTCATCGCGGCGCGCTTTACCGACCCCGAGGGTGGGTTTTTCAGCACCGCAGCCGACGCCGAAGCGCTCGTCGTGCGCCCCAAAGAGCTCTTCGACGCGGCGTTGCCGGCCAGCAGCGCCGCCGCCGCCCTGCTGCTGGCCTCGCTCGCGCGCTACACCGACCGCCGCGCCTGGGAGACGCTCGCGGCGCGCGCCCTGACGCCGCTACGCGAGGCGCTCGTAAGGCACCCGAACGGTTTCGGCACCTCGCTGCAGGTCTTGGCGCAGCTCCTGGCGCCGCCCCAGGAGGTCGCGCTCGTGGGGCCGCTTGAACACCCCGAGATGCGGGCCATGGAGGCGCTGCTCAGCACCCTCCCCCCTGAGGTGGCCGTCGCGCGCGTCGCGGCGGAGGGCGACCCGCTCGCAGCGCACCTCCCCTTCGTGCGGGGCCGACGGGCGCTGCAGGGGGAGCCGACCGCGTACGTGTGCCAGCGGGGCGCCTGCCAGCTGCCCGTCACGAGCGCCGCGGCGCTGGCGGCGCAGCTCGGTGTCGCGTGA
- a CDS encoding UvrD-helicase domain-containing protein has protein sequence MKLRVASAGTGKTTSLVRRYLELIGAGTPLRRLAGVTFTGVGAAELRTRVRAGVAEVGATGRFLDLAFPPEHRPRFEEAALELSGATLTTIHGFMAAALRLNAPLLGLDPDFGALGEWEARALFEEELATLRFLARAPEHALHAPLQRLAGGAEALCTQLFAARALAERFRLAAAASERERDLLALFEAAYARYRTRLGALLLPPPEIERRALELTRHPEAMARLRARYQLLLVDEFQDVNPVQGRFFEALEASGLTLEVVGDPKQAIYGFRHADVEVFRGALRRARARGELAPPLTETRRHAQVVTRFLNHLTRAFAERGWGFSAAEAPEVTCAGPQAAERGRVEIHWVTGEAAMGELRAYEARVLAGRVAALLERYAPREVAVLARSYAGLAQMEGALRALGVPATMLQGRGYFERLEIRDLYHALKVGLDPQGLSLAAWLRGPFAGLSLGDVERVVLAEAPLATLERLAPEVSRRLERLREVVRRGPVEALKLLVRAPLIGERRYVDFLEPRARENVDALLFAVAAHPPPDVGALLENLRRLSRQEDAGDVPQSGDGVSLLTVHRAKGLEWPVVALFDLGRFDTPRAAALYVAPGSGEVALEGSGAFAELEAAARARDAEESYRLLYVAASRARDVLLVSGSVKGGRPRGWAAALAALGFGPEARPWARGDFVLQRWPAQRVAPAAAAVADERALPAAPWTTRRFLEPPQPPLCSPSAAATLGDEGDESCEPLPITDPDEGEPLPGRARAVGTLVHYAVSQNWSARSATHLRNLEAQEVMFAFSAAERAEILAEVAELLGRYEALLGAALPALEAREADFAELPFALPFAGTVWQGVIDRLYCAGGRWYLDDYKTDRTVRPESYYRQLGLYARAAWAVRGLRPEVRLVYLRAQQVVRVPEEALEGALEALLARAPPDLRSA, from the coding sequence GTGAAGCTGCGGGTCGCTTCGGCCGGGACCGGCAAAACCACCTCGCTCGTGCGGCGCTACCTCGAGCTCATCGGCGCCGGCACCCCGTTGCGGCGCCTCGCGGGGGTGACCTTTACGGGGGTCGGGGCCGCCGAACTGCGCACGCGGGTGCGCGCCGGCGTGGCGGAGGTGGGGGCCACGGGGCGCTTTCTCGACCTCGCCTTCCCCCCCGAGCACCGGCCCCGCTTCGAGGAGGCGGCGCTCGAGCTGAGCGGGGCGACGCTCACCACCATCCACGGCTTTATGGCCGCCGCGCTGCGCCTGAACGCCCCGCTCCTGGGGCTCGACCCGGACTTCGGTGCGCTCGGCGAGTGGGAGGCGCGGGCGCTCTTCGAGGAGGAGCTCGCCACGCTGCGCTTTCTCGCCCGCGCCCCGGAGCACGCCCTGCACGCCCCGCTGCAGCGCCTCGCGGGGGGGGCGGAGGCGCTCTGCACGCAGCTCTTCGCGGCGCGGGCGCTCGCCGAGCGCTTTCGCCTCGCCGCGGCTGCCAGCGAGCGCGAGCGCGACCTCCTCGCGCTCTTCGAAGCGGCCTACGCGCGCTACCGGACGCGGCTCGGGGCGCTGCTGTTGCCCCCCCCCGAGATCGAGCGGCGCGCCCTCGAGCTGACCCGGCACCCGGAGGCGATGGCGCGTCTGCGGGCGCGCTACCAGCTGCTGCTCGTCGACGAGTTTCAGGACGTCAACCCCGTGCAGGGGCGCTTTTTCGAGGCGCTCGAGGCGTCCGGGCTCACCCTGGAGGTGGTCGGTGACCCCAAGCAGGCGATCTACGGCTTTCGCCACGCCGACGTCGAGGTGTTTCGGGGGGCGCTGCGGCGCGCGCGCGCGCGCGGCGAGCTGGCGCCCCCGCTCACCGAGACCCGTCGCCACGCGCAGGTCGTAACGCGTTTTCTCAACCACCTCACGCGCGCCTTTGCCGAGCGGGGTTGGGGCTTTTCCGCCGCCGAGGCGCCCGAGGTGACCTGCGCGGGTCCGCAAGCGGCCGAGCGGGGGCGCGTCGAGATCCACTGGGTGACGGGGGAGGCCGCCATGGGCGAGCTGCGGGCTTACGAAGCGCGCGTCTTAGCGGGGCGCGTCGCGGCCCTTTTGGAGCGCTACGCCCCCCGTGAGGTGGCCGTGTTGGCGCGCTCTTACGCGGGGCTCGCGCAGATGGAGGGGGCGCTGCGCGCGCTCGGGGTGCCCGCGACCATGCTGCAGGGGCGCGGCTACTTCGAGCGGCTCGAGATCCGCGACCTCTACCACGCGCTCAAAGTCGGCCTCGACCCGCAGGGGTTGTCGCTGGCGGCGTGGCTGCGGGGACCGTTCGCGGGGCTCTCGCTCGGCGACGTCGAGCGCGTCGTCCTCGCCGAAGCGCCCCTGGCGACCCTCGAGCGCCTCGCCCCCGAGGTCTCTCGGCGCCTCGAGCGGCTGCGCGAGGTGGTGCGGCGCGGCCCCGTCGAGGCGCTTAAGCTGCTCGTACGCGCGCCGCTCATCGGCGAGAGGCGCTACGTCGACTTTTTGGAGCCGCGCGCGCGCGAAAACGTCGACGCGCTGCTTTTCGCCGTGGCGGCCCACCCGCCCCCGGACGTCGGGGCGCTGCTCGAGAACCTGAGGCGCCTCAGCCGCCAAGAGGACGCGGGCGACGTGCCGCAGAGCGGCGACGGGGTCTCGCTCCTGACGGTGCACCGCGCCAAGGGGCTCGAGTGGCCCGTGGTCGCGCTTTTCGACCTCGGCCGCTTCGACACGCCGCGCGCCGCAGCCCTCTACGTCGCGCCGGGAAGCGGCGAGGTCGCGCTTGAGGGGAGCGGGGCGTTCGCCGAGCTCGAGGCGGCCGCGCGCGCCCGTGACGCCGAGGAGAGCTACCGGCTGCTCTACGTCGCGGCGTCGCGGGCGCGCGACGTGCTCCTCGTAAGCGGTAGCGTCAAAGGGGGGCGCCCCAGGGGGTGGGCGGCGGCGCTCGCGGCGCTCGGCTTCGGGCCCGAAGCGCGCCCCTGGGCGCGCGGCGACTTCGTGCTGCAGCGCTGGCCGGCGCAGAGGGTAGCGCCAGCGGCAGCGGCGGTTGCGGACGAAAGGGCGCTCCCCGCCGCCCCCTGGACCACGCGGCGCTTTCTCGAACCGCCGCAACCGCCCCTCTGCTCGCCTTCGGCGGCCGCTACCCTTGGCGACGAGGGCGATGAGAGCTGCGAACCGCTCCCGATCACCGATCCCGACGAGGGGGAGCCGCTACCGGGGCGCGCGCGCGCGGTCGGCACGCTCGTCCACTACGCGGTGTCGCAAAACTGGTCGGCGAGGAGCGCGACGCACCTGCGCAACCTAGAGGCGCAGGAGGTGATGTTCGCGTTTAGCGCGGCCGAACGGGCGGAGATCCTCGCCGAGGTCGCCGAGCTGCTCGGCCGCTACGAGGCGCTCCTCGGAGCCGCGCTGCCGGCGCTCGAGGCGCGCGAGGCCGACTTCGCCGAGCTCCCCTTCGCGCTGCCCTTCGCGGGTACCGTGTGGCAAGGGGTGATCGACCGGCTTTACTGCGCGGGGGGGCGTTGGTACCTCGACGACTACAAAACCGACCGCACCGTTCGGCCCGAGAGCTACTACCGCCAGCTCGGGCTCTACGCCCGTGCGGCGTGGGCGGTGCGCGGTTTGCGGCCCGAGGTGCGGCTCGTGTACCTGCGGGCGCAGCAGGTCGTCCGGGTACCTGAAGAGGCGCTCGAGGGGGCGCTAGAGGCGCTGTTGGCGCGCGCCCCACCTGACTTGAGGTCTGCCTAG
- the rplS gene encoding 50S ribosomal protein L19, translated as MKYNKGAILRAIEQPFLKSDLPEFDTGDTVRVDYRVSEGNRTRIQAFEGVVIARQNGKKGARATFTVRKMSFGTGVERVFPLHSPLISAITVVRRGKTRRAKLYYLRDLRGKAARLKTDVSRQEVDRAAARAEREAAQSAE; from the coding sequence ATGAAGTACAACAAAGGCGCTATCTTGCGCGCCATCGAGCAGCCGTTTTTAAAGAGTGACCTCCCCGAGTTCGACACCGGCGACACGGTGCGCGTCGACTACCGCGTCTCGGAAGGCAACCGCACCCGCATTCAGGCCTTTGAGGGCGTGGTGATCGCCCGTCAGAACGGGAAAAAGGGCGCCCGCGCCACCTTCACCGTGCGCAAGATGAGCTTCGGGACCGGCGTCGAGCGCGTGTTCCCGCTGCACTCGCCCCTGATCAGCGCGATCACGGTCGTGCGCCGCGGGAAAACGCGCCGCGCCAAGCTCTACTACCTGCGCGACCTGCGCGGCAAAGCGGCGCGCCTAAAAACCGACGTCAGCCGCCAAGAGGTCGACCGCGCCGCCGCGCGTGCGGAGCGCGAAGCGGCCCAGAGCGCCGAGTAG
- the rplU gene encoding 50S ribosomal protein L21, with amino-acid sequence MFAIIQSGGKQYRVAEGDVVRLEALAAEPGETVELPVMMVAGDEIKVGAPLVDGASVRAEVLGHGRGKKLYIYKFKAKSNYRRKTGHRQNYTEVRITHIAG; translated from the coding sequence GTGTTTGCAATTATCCAGAGTGGCGGAAAACAGTACCGCGTCGCTGAGGGCGACGTCGTGCGCCTCGAGGCGCTCGCCGCCGAACCCGGTGAGACGGTCGAGCTGCCGGTGATGATGGTAGCGGGCGACGAGATCAAAGTCGGCGCGCCGCTCGTCGACGGGGCTAGCGTGCGCGCCGAGGTGCTCGGCCACGGGCGCGGCAAAAAGCTCTACATCTACAAGTTCAAAGCGAAGTCCAACTACCGCCGTAAAACCGGCCACCGGCAGAACTACACCGAGGTTCGTATCACGCACATCGCCGGCTAA
- the rpmA gene encoding 50S ribosomal protein L27: MAHKKGVGSSKNGRDSESKRLGVKRFDGQVVAAGNILVRQRGSKFKPGPNVGQGKDFTLFALREGVVRFHNKGSKGRFISVEERTEAIAAD, encoded by the coding sequence ATGGCACACAAAAAAGGCGTCGGTAGCTCGAAAAACGGGCGCGACAGCGAATCGAAGCGCCTAGGCGTCAAGCGTTTTGACGGCCAGGTCGTCGCGGCCGGCAACATCTTGGTCCGCCAGCGTGGCAGCAAGTTCAAACCCGGCCCCAACGTCGGTCAGGGCAAGGACTTTACCCTCTTCGCGCTGCGCGAGGGCGTCGTGCGCTTTCACAACAAGGGTAGCAAGGGGCGTTTTATCAGCGTTGAGGAGCGCACCGAGGCGATCGCCGCGGACTAG
- the obgE gene encoding GTPase ObgE: protein MALRDILDITVQGGKGGDGGLSFLRLKYLPKGGPDGGHGGDGGDVVLEAIDDVTSLERLVSRRLYRAGTGGQGEGRNRTGARGEDVVLKVPVGTVATDLDTGERLADLTEVGQRALVARGGLGGRGNASFASSRRRTPRFAERGTPGETRRLRLELRTIADAGLVGYPNAGKSSLLAALSNARPQIASYPFTTLSPNLGVVERGLERFTLADIPGIIEGASEGKGLGLEFLRHISRTRLLVFVLDVAEAPAQTLEALRHELRAYDPSLLTLPALIALNKVDLAAPSEVAAAVAELTPFGLPVLPVSALEGAGLEALKGTLFDLLPQRPQRPAPAPAPRRVVVDPVRVERHERGGWRVLGRDVTELVARFDASNREAVAYLQGHFIALGVYKLLKRAGAEAGDDVWIGDAVFEYFDEAGEADAEDSAPEADAAADDDDAPAPLAAEGDGAPEPVGAAGGDGVAEGDG, encoded by the coding sequence ATGGCGCTTAGAGACATTCTCGACATCACCGTACAGGGGGGTAAGGGCGGCGACGGCGGGTTGTCGTTTTTGCGCCTTAAGTACCTGCCAAAGGGGGGACCGGACGGCGGTCACGGCGGTGACGGCGGGGACGTCGTGCTCGAGGCGATCGACGACGTCACCTCGCTCGAGCGCCTGGTCAGCCGGCGCCTCTACCGCGCGGGGACGGGCGGCCAAGGGGAGGGGCGCAACCGCACGGGGGCGCGCGGCGAGGACGTCGTGCTCAAGGTACCCGTCGGCACCGTGGCGACGGACCTCGACACGGGGGAGCGGCTCGCTGACCTGACCGAGGTCGGCCAGCGGGCGCTGGTGGCGCGCGGCGGGCTCGGGGGGCGCGGGAACGCCTCGTTCGCCTCGTCGCGGCGGCGCACCCCGCGCTTCGCCGAGCGGGGGACGCCGGGGGAGACGCGGCGGTTGCGGCTCGAGCTGCGCACGATCGCCGACGCCGGGTTGGTGGGCTACCCCAACGCGGGGAAGTCGAGCCTGCTAGCGGCGCTGTCGAACGCGCGGCCGCAGATCGCCTCCTATCCCTTTACCACCCTGAGCCCCAACCTCGGGGTTGTCGAGCGCGGTCTGGAGCGCTTTACCCTGGCCGATATTCCCGGCATCATCGAGGGGGCGAGCGAGGGCAAGGGGTTGGGGCTCGAGTTTCTCCGCCACATCTCGCGCACCCGCTTGCTGGTGTTTGTTCTCGACGTCGCCGAAGCCCCGGCGCAGACCCTAGAGGCGCTCCGCCACGAGCTGCGCGCGTACGACCCTTCGCTGCTGACGCTGCCGGCGCTTATCGCGCTCAACAAGGTCGACCTCGCCGCGCCCAGCGAGGTCGCGGCGGCAGTTGCCGAGCTCACCCCCTTCGGGCTGCCGGTGCTGCCCGTCTCGGCGCTCGAGGGTGCGGGGTTAGAGGCCCTCAAGGGGACCCTGTTCGACCTCCTGCCGCAGCGACCGCAGCGCCCCGCACCGGCGCCGGCGCCGCGGCGCGTCGTGGTCGACCCCGTACGGGTCGAGCGCCACGAGCGCGGCGGTTGGCGCGTCCTCGGCCGCGACGTCACCGAGCTCGTCGCGCGTTTTGACGCCAGCAACCGCGAGGCGGTCGCCTATCTGCAGGGCCACTTTATCGCCTTGGGAGTCTACAAGCTCCTCAAGCGCGCGGGCGCCGAGGCGGGCGACGACGTGTGGATCGGCGACGCGGTCTTCGAGTACTTCGACGAGGCGGGCGAAGCGGACGCGGAGGACAGCGCCCCCGAAGCGGACGCCGCCGCCGACGATGATGATGCGCCGGCCCCCCTCGCCGCCGAGGGTGACGGCGCGCCCGAGCCGGTCGGCGCCGCGGGCGGCGACGGCGTCGCGGAGGGAGACGGGTAG
- the nadD gene encoding nicotinate-nucleotide adenylyltransferase has protein sequence MRLGLFGGRFDPPHIGHLLAAQGALEALALDELWFVPAKAPPHKPTCAGAEDRYQMLVLATLTHPQLRVSRLELERRGVSYTFDTAVQVRAQHPDARLFFITGADAYAEIASWHRAAELVRLVNMVAIPRPGYTLSNVASPFKEAVYPLALRACDVSSTEIRNRLAQGRSVRYLVPELVETYLEKHALYR, from the coding sequence GTGAGGTTGGGGCTTTTCGGCGGGCGTTTCGACCCGCCGCACATCGGCCACCTGCTCGCGGCGCAGGGCGCTCTGGAGGCGCTGGCGCTCGACGAGCTGTGGTTTGTACCGGCCAAAGCGCCGCCGCACAAACCCACCTGCGCGGGCGCCGAAGACCGCTACCAGATGCTCGTGCTCGCGACGCTTACGCACCCGCAGCTGCGCGTGAGCCGGCTCGAGCTCGAGCGCCGCGGGGTGTCGTACACCTTCGACACCGCGGTGCAGGTGCGCGCGCAGCACCCGGACGCGCGCCTCTTTTTTATCACCGGCGCCGACGCCTACGCCGAGATCGCCTCGTGGCACCGCGCCGCGGAGCTCGTACGGTTAGTAAACATGGTCGCCATCCCCCGTCCGGGGTATACTCTAAGTAACGTCGCGTCTCCTTTTAAGGAGGCCGTCTACCCCCTCGCCCTCAGGGCGTGCGACGTCTCGAGCACCGAGATCCGCAACCGGCTCGCGCAGGGCCGTTCGGTTCGCTACCTCGTCCCAGAGCTTGTGGAGACCTACCTTGAGAAACACGCTCTTTACCGTTAA